One Panicum virgatum strain AP13 chromosome 9K, P.virgatum_v5, whole genome shotgun sequence genomic region harbors:
- the LOC120652070 gene encoding glucose-6-phosphate 1-dehydrogenase, chloroplastic-like isoform X3, with product MGGQPELGHRSREGAPSASPSSAPPATSPRRRSSPRFSPCSTRIASQSKMNDAELGTMISRTLTCRIDKRENCGDKMEQFLQRCFYQPGQYNTEEGFAELDRKLKEKEAGRIPNRLFYLSVPPNIFVDVVRSASRTASSSSGWTRFIVEKPFGRDSESSGELTRSLKKYLAEEQIFRIDHYLGKELVENLSVLRFSNLVFEPLWSRNYIRNVQLIFSEDFGTEGRGGYFDNYGIIRDIMQNHLLQILALFAMETPVSLDAEDIRNEKVKVLRSMRPLKLEDVVVGQYKGHTRGGRSFPGYADDPTVPKGSVTPTFAAAALFIDNARWDGVPFLMKAGKALHTRRAEIRVQFRRVPGNLYRRRSIGTDLDTATNELVLRVQPDEAIYLRINSKVPGLGMRLDRSDLNLLYSERYRREIPDAYERLLLDAVEGEHRLFIRSDELDAAWAIFTPVLRELEDRRVAPELYPYGSRGPVGAHYLAANYNVRWGDIAGDDGSF from the exons ATGGGAGGCCAGCCGGAGCTGGGCCACCGGAGCAGGGAGGGAGCACCGTCAGCATCACCGTCGTCGGCGCCTCCGGCGACCTCGCCAAGAAGAAGATCTTCCCCGCGCTTTTCGCCTTGTTCTACGAGGATTGCCTCCCAGAG TAAGATGAATGACGCAGAGCTCGGGACCATGATTAGTAGGACTCTAACATGCCGAATTGACAAAAG GGAGAACTGCGGTGATAAGATGGAACAGTTTCTGCAAAGGTGCTTCTACCAACCTGGGCAGTACAACACAGAGGAGGGGTTTGCTGAATTAGACCGGAAGCTTAAAGAAAAAGAG GCAGGCAGGATACCAAACAGGCTGTTTTACCTGTCCGTCCCTCCAAACATATTCGTCGATGTGGTAAGATCTGCTAGCCGCACCGCGTCTTCTTCAAGCGGGTGGACTAGATTTATAGTGGAGAAGCCATTCGGCCGCGACTCGGAGTCCTCAGGGGAGCTCACTCGGTCCTTGAAGAAGTACCTGGCCGAGGAGCAGATATTCAG GATTGACCATTATTTGGGCAAGGAGCTGGTTGAGAACCTCTCAGTCCTCCGTTTCTCCAACCTCGTGTTCGAGCCACTGTGGTCGAGGAACTACATCCGGAACGTGCAGCTCATCTTCTCTGAAGACTTCGGCACCGAGGGTCGAGGCGG CTACTTCGACAACTACGGGATCATCCGGGACATCATGCAGAACCACCTGCTGCAGATCCTGGCGCTGTTCGCCATGGAGACCCCGGTGAGCCTGGACGCCGAGGACATCCGCAACGAGAAGGTGAAGGTGCTGCGGTCGATGCGGCCGCTGAAGCTGGAGGACGTGGTGGTGGGGCAGTACAAGGGCCACACCCGGGGCGGCAGGTCCTTCCCCGGCTACGCCGACGACCCCACCGTGCCCAAGGGCAGCGTCACGCccaccttcgccgccgccgcgctcttcATCGACAACGCCCGCTGGGACGGCGTGCCCTTCCTTATGAAAGCCGGCAAGGCGCTGCACACCAGAag GGCGGAGATCCGGGTGCAGTTCCGGCGGGTGCCGGGCAACCTGTACCGGCGGCGGAGCATCGGGACGGACCTGGACACGGCGACCAACGAGCTGGTGCTCCGGGTGCAGCCCGACGAGGCGATCTACCTGAGGATCAACAGCAAGGTGCCCGGGCTGGGCATGCGGCTGGACCGCAGCGACCTCAACCTGCTCTACTCGGAGCGGTACCGCCGCGAGATCCCCGACGCGTACGAGCGGCTGCTGCTGGACGCCGTCGAGGGCGAGCACCGGCTCTTCATCCGGAGCGACGAGCTCGACGCGGCGTGGGCCATCTTCACGCCCGTGCTCAGGGAGCTCGAGGACAGGAGGGTGGCACCGGAGCTCTACCCCTACGGCAGCAGGGGCCCCGTCGGCGCGCACTACCTCGCCGCCAACTACAACGTCAGGTGGGGCgacatcgccggcgacgacggatCCTTCTAG
- the LOC120652070 gene encoding glucose-6-phosphate 1-dehydrogenase, chloroplastic-like isoform X2: MAATAFRLHPAAFFSAHPREAGAKRPLRHCPPHRILVPRRACLLRAKSSNGLPQIGASFGNTNVPAEVLDGRPAGAGPPEQGGSTVSITVVGASGDLAKKKIFPALFALFYEDCLPEHFTVFGYARSKMNDAELGTMISRTLTCRIDKRENCGDKMEQFLQRCFYQPGQYNTEEGFAELDRKLKEKEAGRIPNRLFYLSVPPNIFVDVVRSASRTASSSSGWTRFIVEKPFGRDSESSGELTRSLKKYLAEEQIFRIDHYLGKELVENLSVLRFSNLVFEPLWSRNYIRNVQLIFSEDFGTEGRGGYFDNYGIIRDIMQNHLLQILALFAMETPVSLDAEDIRNEKVKVLRSMRPLKLEDVVVGQYKGHTRGGRSFPGYADDPTVPKGSVTPTFAAAALFIDNARWDGVPFLMKAGKALHTRRAEIRVQFRRVPGNLYRRRSIGTDLDTATNELVLRVQPDEAIYLRINSKVPGLGMRLDRSDLNLLYSERYRREIPDAYERLLLDAVEGEHRLFIRSDELDAAWAIFTPVLRELEDRRVAPELYPYGSRGPVGAHYLAANYNVRWGDIAGDDGSF; encoded by the exons ATGGCCGCCACGGCCTTCCGCCTCCACCCGGCCGCCTTCTTCTCAGCTCATCCGCGCGAGGCCGGGGCCAAGAGGCCGCTCCGCCATTGCCCACCTCACAGGATCCTTGTCCCAAGAAGAGCCTGCCTTCTCCGGGCAAAGTCATCGAATGGGCTCCCACAGATCGGCGCCTCGTTCGGCAACACCAATG TTCCTGCAGAGGTGCTAGATGGGAGGCCAGCCGGAGCTGGGCCACCGGAGCAGGGAGGGAGCACCGTCAGCATCACCGTCGTCGGCGCCTCCGGCGACCTCGCCAAGAAGAAGATCTTCCCCGCGCTTTTCGCCTTGTTCTACGAGGATTGCCTCCCAGAG CATTTTACAGTATTCGGTTATGCTCGTAGTAAGATGAATGACGCAGAGCTCGGGACCATGATTAGTAGGACTCTAACATGCCGAATTGACAAAAG GGAGAACTGCGGTGATAAGATGGAACAGTTTCTGCAAAGGTGCTTCTACCAACCTGGGCAGTACAACACAGAGGAGGGGTTTGCTGAATTAGACCGGAAGCTTAAAGAAAAAGAG GCAGGCAGGATACCAAACAGGCTGTTTTACCTGTCCGTCCCTCCAAACATATTCGTCGATGTGGTAAGATCTGCTAGCCGCACCGCGTCTTCTTCAAGCGGGTGGACTAGATTTATAGTGGAGAAGCCATTCGGCCGCGACTCGGAGTCCTCAGGGGAGCTCACTCGGTCCTTGAAGAAGTACCTGGCCGAGGAGCAGATATTCAG GATTGACCATTATTTGGGCAAGGAGCTGGTTGAGAACCTCTCAGTCCTCCGTTTCTCCAACCTCGTGTTCGAGCCACTGTGGTCGAGGAACTACATCCGGAACGTGCAGCTCATCTTCTCTGAAGACTTCGGCACCGAGGGTCGAGGCGG CTACTTCGACAACTACGGGATCATCCGGGACATCATGCAGAACCACCTGCTGCAGATCCTGGCGCTGTTCGCCATGGAGACCCCGGTGAGCCTGGACGCCGAGGACATCCGCAACGAGAAGGTGAAGGTGCTGCGGTCGATGCGGCCGCTGAAGCTGGAGGACGTGGTGGTGGGGCAGTACAAGGGCCACACCCGGGGCGGCAGGTCCTTCCCCGGCTACGCCGACGACCCCACCGTGCCCAAGGGCAGCGTCACGCccaccttcgccgccgccgcgctcttcATCGACAACGCCCGCTGGGACGGCGTGCCCTTCCTTATGAAAGCCGGCAAGGCGCTGCACACCAGAag GGCGGAGATCCGGGTGCAGTTCCGGCGGGTGCCGGGCAACCTGTACCGGCGGCGGAGCATCGGGACGGACCTGGACACGGCGACCAACGAGCTGGTGCTCCGGGTGCAGCCCGACGAGGCGATCTACCTGAGGATCAACAGCAAGGTGCCCGGGCTGGGCATGCGGCTGGACCGCAGCGACCTCAACCTGCTCTACTCGGAGCGGTACCGCCGCGAGATCCCCGACGCGTACGAGCGGCTGCTGCTGGACGCCGTCGAGGGCGAGCACCGGCTCTTCATCCGGAGCGACGAGCTCGACGCGGCGTGGGCCATCTTCACGCCCGTGCTCAGGGAGCTCGAGGACAGGAGGGTGGCACCGGAGCTCTACCCCTACGGCAGCAGGGGCCCCGTCGGCGCGCACTACCTCGCCGCCAACTACAACGTCAGGTGGGGCgacatcgccggcgacgacggatCCTTCTAG
- the LOC120652070 gene encoding glucose-6-phosphate 1-dehydrogenase, chloroplastic-like isoform X1, with product MAATAFRLHPAAFFSAHPREAGAKRPLRHCPPHRILVPRRACLLRAKSSNGLPQIGASFGNTNEVVPAEVLDGRPAGAGPPEQGGSTVSITVVGASGDLAKKKIFPALFALFYEDCLPEHFTVFGYARSKMNDAELGTMISRTLTCRIDKRENCGDKMEQFLQRCFYQPGQYNTEEGFAELDRKLKEKEAGRIPNRLFYLSVPPNIFVDVVRSASRTASSSSGWTRFIVEKPFGRDSESSGELTRSLKKYLAEEQIFRIDHYLGKELVENLSVLRFSNLVFEPLWSRNYIRNVQLIFSEDFGTEGRGGYFDNYGIIRDIMQNHLLQILALFAMETPVSLDAEDIRNEKVKVLRSMRPLKLEDVVVGQYKGHTRGGRSFPGYADDPTVPKGSVTPTFAAAALFIDNARWDGVPFLMKAGKALHTRRAEIRVQFRRVPGNLYRRRSIGTDLDTATNELVLRVQPDEAIYLRINSKVPGLGMRLDRSDLNLLYSERYRREIPDAYERLLLDAVEGEHRLFIRSDELDAAWAIFTPVLRELEDRRVAPELYPYGSRGPVGAHYLAANYNVRWGDIAGDDGSF from the exons ATGGCCGCCACGGCCTTCCGCCTCCACCCGGCCGCCTTCTTCTCAGCTCATCCGCGCGAGGCCGGGGCCAAGAGGCCGCTCCGCCATTGCCCACCTCACAGGATCCTTGTCCCAAGAAGAGCCTGCCTTCTCCGGGCAAAGTCATCGAATGGGCTCCCACAGATCGGCGCCTCGTTCGGCAACACCAATG AAGTAGTTCCTGCAGAGGTGCTAGATGGGAGGCCAGCCGGAGCTGGGCCACCGGAGCAGGGAGGGAGCACCGTCAGCATCACCGTCGTCGGCGCCTCCGGCGACCTCGCCAAGAAGAAGATCTTCCCCGCGCTTTTCGCCTTGTTCTACGAGGATTGCCTCCCAGAG CATTTTACAGTATTCGGTTATGCTCGTAGTAAGATGAATGACGCAGAGCTCGGGACCATGATTAGTAGGACTCTAACATGCCGAATTGACAAAAG GGAGAACTGCGGTGATAAGATGGAACAGTTTCTGCAAAGGTGCTTCTACCAACCTGGGCAGTACAACACAGAGGAGGGGTTTGCTGAATTAGACCGGAAGCTTAAAGAAAAAGAG GCAGGCAGGATACCAAACAGGCTGTTTTACCTGTCCGTCCCTCCAAACATATTCGTCGATGTGGTAAGATCTGCTAGCCGCACCGCGTCTTCTTCAAGCGGGTGGACTAGATTTATAGTGGAGAAGCCATTCGGCCGCGACTCGGAGTCCTCAGGGGAGCTCACTCGGTCCTTGAAGAAGTACCTGGCCGAGGAGCAGATATTCAG GATTGACCATTATTTGGGCAAGGAGCTGGTTGAGAACCTCTCAGTCCTCCGTTTCTCCAACCTCGTGTTCGAGCCACTGTGGTCGAGGAACTACATCCGGAACGTGCAGCTCATCTTCTCTGAAGACTTCGGCACCGAGGGTCGAGGCGG CTACTTCGACAACTACGGGATCATCCGGGACATCATGCAGAACCACCTGCTGCAGATCCTGGCGCTGTTCGCCATGGAGACCCCGGTGAGCCTGGACGCCGAGGACATCCGCAACGAGAAGGTGAAGGTGCTGCGGTCGATGCGGCCGCTGAAGCTGGAGGACGTGGTGGTGGGGCAGTACAAGGGCCACACCCGGGGCGGCAGGTCCTTCCCCGGCTACGCCGACGACCCCACCGTGCCCAAGGGCAGCGTCACGCccaccttcgccgccgccgcgctcttcATCGACAACGCCCGCTGGGACGGCGTGCCCTTCCTTATGAAAGCCGGCAAGGCGCTGCACACCAGAag GGCGGAGATCCGGGTGCAGTTCCGGCGGGTGCCGGGCAACCTGTACCGGCGGCGGAGCATCGGGACGGACCTGGACACGGCGACCAACGAGCTGGTGCTCCGGGTGCAGCCCGACGAGGCGATCTACCTGAGGATCAACAGCAAGGTGCCCGGGCTGGGCATGCGGCTGGACCGCAGCGACCTCAACCTGCTCTACTCGGAGCGGTACCGCCGCGAGATCCCCGACGCGTACGAGCGGCTGCTGCTGGACGCCGTCGAGGGCGAGCACCGGCTCTTCATCCGGAGCGACGAGCTCGACGCGGCGTGGGCCATCTTCACGCCCGTGCTCAGGGAGCTCGAGGACAGGAGGGTGGCACCGGAGCTCTACCCCTACGGCAGCAGGGGCCCCGTCGGCGCGCACTACCTCGCCGCCAACTACAACGTCAGGTGGGGCgacatcgccggcgacgacggatCCTTCTAG
- the LOC120652071 gene encoding DDB1- and CUL4-associated factor 13-like: MRVKVISRSTEEFTRDRSQDLQKVFRNYDPGLRSQEKAVEYTRALNAAKLEKIFAKPFIGAMDGHIDAVSCMAKNPNHLKAIFSGSMDGDIRLWDIAARKTVCQFPGHQGAVRSLTTSTDGDLLVSCGVDCTVRLWKVPMLKMVDTSDRTGDTSQPSAVYTWKHAFWGADHQWDGNLFATVGAQVDIWDPNRSEPINSFEWGKDTVLSVRFDPGDCNVLITSASDRSLTLYDLRMSSPARKLIMKTRCNSVCWNPREPMNFTAANEDTNCYSFDARRLDEAKIVHKGHVSAVMDIDYSPTGREFVTGSYDRTVRIFNYLGDHSREIYHTKRMQRVFCVKYTYDGTYLVSGSDDTNLRLWKSKASEQLGVLLPRERKKQEYLDAVKERYKHLPEVKRIVRHRHLPKPIYKAANLRRTMIEAENRKEERRRKHSAPRSMPVQPFRKRRIIKEVE, from the exons ATGAGGGTGAAGGTGATATCGCGATCCACCGAAGAGTTCACGCGCGACCGCAGCCAGGACCTGCAG AAAGTATTCCGCAACTATGATCCAGGGCTTCGTAGTCAAGAGAAAGCCGTCGAGTACACTCGGGCACTTAATGCTGCAAAGTTAGAGAAG ATATTTGCTAAGCCATTTATTGGAGCTATGGATGGCCATATTGATGCGGTATCGTGCATGGCCAAGAACCCCAATCATTTGAAAGCAATATTTTCTGGTTCAATGGATGGAG ATATTCGCCTTTGGGACATTGCTGCGAG GAAGACAGTTTGCCAGTTCCCTGGGCACCAAGGTGCCGTAAGAAGTCTAACAACATCTACAGATGGTGATCTTCTTGTATCATGCGGCGTGGACTGCAC TGTTCGACTCTGGAAAGTTCCAATGCTTAAAATGGTGGACACTAGTGACCGTACTGGAGATACTTCCCAG CCATCAGCAGTCTACACCTGGAAGCATGCATTCTG GGGTGCTGACCACCAGTGGGACGGTAATCTTTTTGCTACTGTTGGTGCTCAAGTTGATATATGGGATCCTAACAG GTCGGAGCCAATAAATAGCTTTGAATGGGGTAAAGATACAGTTCTTTCTGTGCGCTTTGATCCTGGAGACTGTAATGTTTTGATTACATCAGCCAG TGATCGGAGTCTAACACTTTATGACCTGCGCATGTCATCTCCAGCTAGAAAGCTAATAATGAAG ACAAGGTGCAATTCAGTATGCTGGAACCCTAGGGAGCCCATGAACTTCACTGCT GCAAATGAAGACACAAACTGCTACTCCTTTGATGCTAGGAGGCTAGATGAAGCCAAAATTGTTCACAAAGGCCATGTTTCAGCAGT GATGGATATTGACTACTCACCAACTGGGCGTGAATTTGTTACTGGTTCCTATGATAGAACA GTAAGGATTTTTAATTATCTTGGTGATCATAGCAGGGAGATTTACCACACGAAGAGGATGCAAAG GGTATTTTGTGTGAAGTACACCTACGACGGGACATATCTAGTCTCTGGAAGTGATGATACAAATCTTCGGCTGTGGAAATCCAAAGCTTCGGAACAACTTGGAGTT CTTCTTCCACGGGAGCGCAAAAAGCAAGAATACCTGGATGCTGTGAAGGAGCGGTATAAGCACCTCCCAGAAGTGAAGCGGATTGTGCG GCATAGACACCTACCGAAGCCAATCTACAAGGCGGCCAACCTGCGGCGTACGATGATTGAAGCCGAGAACCGGAAAGAGGAGAGGAGGCGAAAGCACAGCGCTCCAAGGAGCATGCCCGTGCAGCCCTTCAGGAAGCGAAGGATCATCAAAGAAGTTGAGTAG
- the LOC120652072 gene encoding pro-resilin-like: MSTVVMRVDLECDKCCKKIRKVLCKVQDKVSIRTITYDEKSNTVTVSGPFDGDEVADRLTSDAGKVITDIHVVGGSGLGGGGGKQKHAAANASAKAPKPGKANGHGHGHAQGQGHGGHGGGGHGGGKPEKKHVKFDDDDDDMLDDDFDFDFDMGKKPEAGGHAHHGHGHGHGNGHGNGGKPKIVTTNTPVAARLEAPRTGPSMSMAAAAPVRMPGMMAPPMMPQQPQATAAPSIWPPAPEWGYSTQPYGSYGGPPAGGYYGGPAYGHAAYGPSPYGYGRSPYGQQYYEEEPSAGCSVM, encoded by the exons ATGTCGACGGTGGTCATGAGGGTGGATCTCGAGTGTGACAAGTGCTGCAAGAAGATCAGGAAGGTCCTCTGCAAGGTCCAAG ACAAGGTGAGCATCAGGACCATCACCTACGACGAGAAGAGCAACACGGTGACGGTGTCAGGGCCCTTCGACGGCGACGAGGTCGCGGACCGGCTCACCTCCGACGCCGGCAAGGTCATCACCGACATACACGTCGTTGGGGGCTccgggctcggaggcggcggagggaagcagaagcacgccgccgccaacgccaGCGCCAAGGCGCCCAAGCCCGGCAAGGCcaacggccacggccacgggcaCGCCCAGGGCCAGGGTCATGGCGGGCACGGAGgtggaggccacggcggcggcaagccGGAGAAGAAGCACGTCAagttcgacgacgacgacgacgacatgcTGGACGACGACTTCGACTTCGACTTCGACATGGGCAAGAAGCCGGAGGCCGGCGGGCACGCGCAccacgggcacgggcacggccacGGAAACGGCCACGGCAACGGCGGCAAGCCGAAGATCGTGACCACCAACACccccgtggcggcgcggctggagGCTCCCCGCACCGGGCCCTCGATGtcgatggccgcggcggcgcccgtgcGGATGCCGGGGATGATGGCGCCGCCGATGATGCCGCAGCAGCCGCAGGCGACGGCCGCGCCGTCCATCTGGCCGCCCGCCCCCGAGTGGGGCTACAGCACGCAGCCGTACGGCAGCTACGGCGGCCCGCCGGCCGGAGGGTACTACGGCGGGCCGGCGTACGGCCACGCCGCGTACGGCCCGTCGCCGTACGGCTACGGCAGGAGCCCCTACGGGCAGCAGTACTACGAGGAAGAGCCCAGCGCCGGGTGCAGCGTCATGTGA